A genome region from Cucumis sativus cultivar 9930 chromosome 4, Cucumber_9930_V3, whole genome shotgun sequence includes the following:
- the LOC101207752 gene encoding probable protein S-acyltransferase 1: MNEEQGWDGSPSNAIHIPSHKPPQRRLYHVWKGNNKFLCGGRLVFGQDGASLFLTSFLIGGPAITFCIRMLVAIRSVNQPFHFPALIGGLVLTFLDFLFLFLTSGRDPGIIPRNSIPPDSEEIDMTTPSMEWVNHKTPNLKIPRVKDITINGYSVKVKFCDTCLLYRPPRASHCSICNNCVQKFDHHCPWVGQCIGLRNYRFFIMFISTSTILCIYVFTFSWITIVRQTGSVWSVISNDILSVILVVYCFVSVWFVGGLTVFHIYLMCTNQTTYENFRYRYDKKVNPFTKGFVGNLKDVFWSKIPPSMVDFRAWVTEDEEASLQYSASSTNRGFIISKDKFDLEMDMMFPKDGNMKLPNMLQNLDYANIDDDLKKKDVVDRNIAYAFPSMQERALQNSMLNDLNDKRTQ; encoded by the exons atgAACGAAGAACAGGGTTGGGATGGTTCTCCCTCTAATGCTATCCATATTCCTTCTCATAAACCACCTCAAAGGAGGCTCTACCATGTCTGGAAAGGAAACAAT AAATTCTTATGTGGTGGGAGGCTAGTTTTTGGTCAAGACGGTGCATCGCTCTTTTTAACATCATTTTTAATCGGTGGTCCTGCAATAACATTCTGCATACGAATGCTAGTGGCAATCCGTAGTGTTAATCAACCTTTTCACTTCCCTGCATTGATTGGAGGATTGGTTCTTACATTTTTG gattttctttttctcttcttgacTTCTGGTAGAGATCCTGGGATCATTCCAAGAAACTCGATACCACCTGACTCAGAAGAAATAGACATGACCACCCCTTCTATGGAGTGGGTCAATCACAAGACGCCTAATCTGAAAATACCTCGAGTAAAGGATATAACAATCAACGGATACTCGGTGAAAGTGAAGTTTTGTGACACTTGCCTTTTATATCGTCCACCACGGGCTTCTCATTGCTCTATCTGCAACAATTGTGTTCAGAAGTTTGATCACCACTGCCCATGGGTAGGTCAGTGCATTGGACTG AGAAATTATCGATTTTTCATAATGTTTATATCAACATCTACCATTTTGTGTATATACGTCTTCACATTTTCGTGGATTACCATTGTTCGACAAACTGGCAGCGTATGGAGTGTCATCTCAAATGATATCTTGTCAGTTATCCTTGTTGTATACTGCTTTGTATCTGTCTGGTTCGTCGGAGGGCTGACAGTTTTCCATATCTATCTAATGTGTACCAACCAG ACaacttatgaaaattttcGTTACCGCTATGATAAGAAGGTCAACCCCTTTACCAAAGGGTTTGTTGGAAATCTGAAGGATGTTTTCTGGTCTAAGATCCCTCCATCAATGGTTGATTTTCGAGCATGGGTAACAGAAGACGAAGAAGCCAGCCTACAATACAGTGCTTCTTCAACCAATAGAGGCTTCATCATCTCAAAGGACAAATTTGACTTGGAAATGGACATGATGTTTCCCAAGGATGGTAACATGAAACTTCCTAATATGTTGCAAAATTTGGATTACGCCAATATTGATGatgatttgaagaaaaaggacGTTGTAGACCGAAACATTGCATACGCGTTTCCTTCTATGCAAGAACGGGCCTTACAAAATTCGATGTTAAACGATTTGAATGATAAGAGAACTCAATAG